GTTCGGACCTTTCACCTGGCGTTCCATATCCGTGACTTCTTCCGGACGCTCGTCAATCAAAAGCATGATGACGTAGGCATCGGGATAGTTTGCCAAAACGGCCTTGGCCATGTTCTGCATCATGATCGTCTTGCCAGCACGTGGCGGACTGACAATCAATCCACGCTGACCGAAACCAATCGGCACAATCAAGTCGATAATTCGACCGGAAACTTCCGTCGGCACAGTTTCCATCCGGATACGATCGTCCGGATGCAGCGGCGTTAGGTCGTCGAAGAAGACCTTCTGCGCGGCAACATTCGGATCTTGGTAATTGACCGCCTCGACCCGAAGCAACGCAAAGTAGCGTTCGTTTTCCTTGGGCGGACGAATCTGCCCCGTAACGACGTTACCCGTCTTCAAGCCGAACCGTCGAATCTGGCTCGGCGAGACGTAAATATCGTCCGGACAGGACAGGTAGTGATAGTCTGGGCTGCGAAGGAAGCCGAAGCCATCGGGCAAAATCTCGAGCGTCCCCTCGCCGTACATCAAGCCGCTCATCTTCACGCGTTCCTTCAGGATGCGGAAGATCAGGTCCTGGCGGCGAGCGGCGGTCAGGTCTTCGAGATTCTCTTTACGTGCTTCTTCGATCAATTCGGCCATCGACATCTTCTGCAGTTCAGCGATGTGAACTTCGCTGTGCTTCAGATTCTCGATCTGCTCGTCATCTTCGTTGATGGATTCGCCACGCTGTTTACCGCGAGCGATTTGTTCGGCCAGCGACATGGGCTCAGGGCCGTCGTCGTAGCCGTTGTTATGGTAGTTCCGTTTGGATGAATCGCGCGAAGAACGGCGGCCATCGGAGGAGTGGTTGTTCGAAGAACCAGAAGATTGGGGCGAATTGGACATGGATTGGTCGGTTTGGTCCGAGGAGCTCTCGCTTGATTCCGGCATGATTCCGGCACCGAACGCGTTGCCATCCTTCGAGACCCGGGGCGTCAGTTTGCTATTCGAATTGGTGTTGTTAGTTCGATTTGTTGTTGAATTACGCTGTGGCATTGGAGACCATTCTCCGAGAGAAATTCCCTGGCCGGACGAGCGAAATGGGATGGTCCCATCACTAACTATCCAGACCGGCTACGTATCGAAGCGGTTCATTGATCGACATGAATCGCGCCTTCGATGGGCGCGGGCTGTTCCAGGAATGAAGAGGAGACTTATTCGTTGTAGCAAAAGGCTCGAAAGTACGCGAGGCGATATTCGTGGGAAACCAAATCTTCGTAAATGGTTGTAATTTAAAGGGGTAAGGATAATTCGGGCTCGCCCGAACACGCGCCGCATTACAAACCCCTCCTTTGACTTAAGGCGGGTTAAATCGCCATTAAATGAAAGCACTTCGTAAAGTAGGAATCGGCGAGTAGGCGGAAAATATTCGAGGAACTTGTCGCGGGAACCCGCGTCATGATGAGGAAGTGGCGATCTGCTTCTTCCAAAACGCTGCTACTTCATCTCGTAGCTGGGACAAATCGCCGTCATTCGGAATGACGAAGTCTGCGTAACGTCGTTTAATGTCTAATTCTTCCTGCGCTGACTCGCGAATGTCAAACTCATTTTCTGTCCAATTTCGCGCGAGTGCTCGTTTCAGGCGGGATTCGCGAGATGCATCGATAAATAAAACGTGATCGCAGCTCTCAATCCAACCCGCTTTAATCATCACCGGGGCGTCGACCACGAAAGCCCTAACCCCGCGTTCCCTGGCTTGGTTTCGCGCTTTTCTAAGTTCCTCGCCTATCCGCGGATGAGAGATCTTTTCGAGATCTGCCAAAGCCTGCTTATGCTCCGCAGAGTCCCCAAAGACAATTGCCGCCAGTTTGGGCCTAGAAACGTTCCCTTCGCTATCAAATACGGCGGAAGAAAACCTCGCTCGAATCTCTTCTTTGGCGACAGGGTCTTCCAAAACACGGTGGCCTGCCCTGTCAGCGTCGAAAACCTCGGCTCCCAATTCTTTCAAAACATGGGTGGCGGCACTCTTACCTGAAGCGATACCGCCGAGCACTCCAATTGTTTTCATACCCCAAAGATCCTCAACGAGGCAGCAACAGAACTCAACTTGTGGTAACCAGCCAACTTATGTCATCTTTTCGTCTTCGCGATGTCGCTTTCTGTGGACACTTGCGGTTTAGCTGTCGATTTCCACCGGTTCGCATTCCGCCCAGTTTTGTCCTGATTCCACATCAACGACCAGCGGCACGTCGAGCGTGACCGCGCCGGTCATCTCCTGGGAGATAAGTTTGACCAATTCTGGTACTTCTTCTGGAGGTGCCTCAAACACGAGTTCGTCGTGGATCTGCAAGAGAAGCTTCGATTTCAGCTGCGAAGCCTGAAGCGTCTTGTGAACACGGAGCATCGCTAACTTAATAATGTCGGCGGCTGATCCCTGGATCACAGTATTGACTGCCGTCCGCTCTGGCATCAGCAGTTGACGGTTCAGACGATCACGTTTCTGTGGCGATCGGACGCCATCGATCTTCCGCCGTCGACCAAGGAACGTTTTCACGAAGCCATCTTGGTAACACTGCTTGAGCGTGTTCTCCATGAAATCGTCGACGCCTGGATATTTGCGGAAGTAAGCGTCGATGAATCCAAACGCTTCGTCCTTCTCGATATCTAATGCCTTGGCCAAGCCAAACGCACTTTGCCCATAGACAATCCCGAAATTGATCGCTTTCGCGCTCCGACGTTCGCTGGAGGTCACCTCCGCCAGAGGAATGCCGTACACTTCGGAAGCAACTCTGGCGTGGATATCCTCATTCTGCTGATACGCTTCGCACAATGCCTGGTCTTTGCTGTAGTGAGCCAACACGCGAAGTTCGATCTGCGAATAGTCAGCACAAACTAAAACCCAATCATCATGGCTCGCTTTAAAGGCCGAACGAATATCCTTACCTTCTTTCGTGCGAATCGGAATATTCTGCAGGTTGGGTTCGTTGGAACTAAGACGTCCGGTTGCCGCTACGACTTGATTGAACGAAGTGTGCACCAGGCCTGACTTCGGACAAATCATGTTCGGCAAGGCATCGATGTAAGTGTTCTTCAGTTTGGCATACTGACGAAACTCAACGATCTTTTGTGGCAGCGGATCTTGTTTGGCCAACTGCTCGAGAACTTCCGCATCAGTCGAAGCCCCCGTCTTGGTCTTCTTGATCACCGGCAAACCTCGCTTTTCAAATAAGATCTCAGCGAGTTGCTTGGGGGATGCGATGTTAAAAGGTTGCCCAGCTATTTCGTAAATCTGTGATTCCAATTCTTCGAGCCGTTCTCCGTAGTCGCTGCTCAACTGCTGCAGCCGGTCCGTGTCGACTCGGATGCCGTTGTATTCCATCTCCACAAGAACATCGACTAGCGGAATTTCGACATCATCGAAGAGGTCGTTCAGGCCTTCCTCATCGAGCCGTTCGTTAAGGATCTCGAACAGCCTAAGCGGAATGTCGGCGTCTTCGCACGCGTAATACGATACTTTTTCGACTGGAACCTCACTCATCAAGATTTGCTTCTTGCCGGTTCCAATTAGTTCGCTGATCTTGACCGTTTCATGCTGCAGATAACGCCGGGCAAGTTCATCCAACCCATGTGATCGGGCCCCAGCTTCCAGAAGGTAATGCGCGATCATCGTATCGAAGTCGACGCCAGCTAGTTGCACACCGACACCACGGAAGACGATCTCGTCATACTTCAGATTCTGCCCTAGCTTTTTGACTTCAGGATCTTCCAAAACTGGTTTAAGAATCTCTATCGCTTCCTCCAAAGGAAGCTGGACGTCCCCTTCTGGTGCGCGGATCGGAATGTATCGAGCGATGCCGGGTTTCCAAGCAACGGATATTCCCACCAAATCGGCCCAGCGCGGGCTGGTGTGCGTGGTTTCTGTGTCGATCGAGATTCGCGTCTGCTTGGCCAGTTCGCTGGTCAGTTCTCGCAATTGATCGAGGGTTTCAATCGTCAGATACTCGAGCTTGCTTTGTTCAAGCTGACTTACCGGTTCACTTCCCTGCCCTGCCGCAGGATCAGACAACGATTGCAATTGCTTGGCGAGCGTCCGGAAGCCAAATTCGTCGCAGATCGCTTCGCACGCTTCGACGTCGGTCGGACTCACCAAGTACTTCGCCCAGTCCCATTCGACAGGAACATCATCCCGAAGCCGCACGAGATCCTTACTCAACATCGCTTTCTCACGACCGTTGGCCAGGTTCTCTTTTCGCTTCTTGCCAGAGATTTTGTCGACGTTGTCGAGAATTGCTTCCAGTGTTCCAAATTGGTTCAACAATTCCTTGGCAATCTTGGGACCAATCAACGGAATCCCAGGCACGTTATCGACCGGGTCGCCAACCATCGCCTGAAAGTCAACGACTTGATCGGGTCGGATCCCCCAATCCCCCAACAACGACTCGGCATCGTAGAAAGCATCTTTACGGACGTTGAACATCCGAACGTTGTCTGTAATTAGCTGTCGACAGTCTTTATCGGTGGTAACGAGCGTGCAGTTTCCCCCCTGCTGATCGACCACTTTCGCCACAGCGGCCAGAACATCGTCCGCCTCGAAGCCGGGCGATTCGATCACGGGAATGTTCATCGCCTCTAGCAGCCGCCGAATTCCTTGAATCTGCGAAGGGAGTTCTTCCGGCATTTCGGCTCGATTGACTTTGTAGTCGTCGTAAAGCTCGTGTCGGAATGTTGGCCCGTGCATGTCGAACGCGCAGATCAAATAGTCCGGCTTCTTCTTTTCCAACAGGAAGACCATGTCCCGAGCAAACCCATAAATCGCGGCAACTGGCTGCCCGGCCGGACCGGTCATCGGAGGGATGGCATGAAACACCTGGAAGATGAGCGAGTGCGAGTCGACGATCCAGACATTCTTGCCACGCAGGTCGTCGGGATCGGTCTCCTCCGTGGGCTGAGGCGTGGAACTCGGCAATTTTTCAGGAATTTCCTCGGTCGTGTTCATGTCGAAACTAAGCGACGTCTGCCGAGTGCGTTTTGTCATCATGCAATCTACAAAGAAGGAAGCCAACGGCTTATCAGGGACTCGAATCTGTTCGTAGATTATTGTGCAGTAACGAGTTACGAACAAGCATCTGGCGTGAAAGGCATATTTCGTCAGCTTTTCCAGGAATCAACATGGCTCCCTGAACGAGTGTTGCCCGGAATGAACATGTTTAAATTCCGCGACATTGATAGAAATCCGTTGTTATCAAACGACTTACATCAATTCCAAATGATTGACTTTCCTGCACCTCCCGGTTAGACTTACATGTGCTGGCAAGAGATTGGCCAGCCATCCCCTCATCCCAATCGCTACTCTGCCCTACGGCTAACCTAATCGAACTGGAAGGTCTTTCCGGCCTTCTCCGCATAAATTACTCGGTCCGCACCAATCGGCGGATTGGAATTTGCCCGAGCTTTGACTAATTTAGGCAAACTAGGGAGACCGCTACATCCAGCACTCGGTCCCCGGTACTTGTCGCCCGAAGGAGAAACTCGCCCATGGCGTCCCGTGATAACCAAGGTCTTCAAATCTCTCTGATTCTGTTAGTGATGATGGTCGTCGGCCTCGGCATCGTTGCAGGCGTGTTTTACAACGCCAACTCCAAAGCGCAGGCCGACGCGAAGCAAGCGAACAACGCGGCTCAAACCGCCCAGTCCTCGCAGCGCGAAGCCATGGCCAATCTCAACCGGTTGAAGGTCATGATCGGCCATACCGAAGAGACCACCATGGAGGAAGTCGAAACACAGTTCCAAAATGACTTGGCGACTTTCGTGGCGGACGAAAACGGGGCGGCTCCCGAAGAGCAAGCGATGAGCTACCGCAAGATTCCGGTGGAACTTCGCAACAAGTACGCCACACTCGAACAACAATTGGCTTCCGCTCGCGAGCAGATCAACACGATCACCGCCGAACGCGATGCCGCTCGCGCTGAGAAAGATTCGAGCGTGGCTCAGGCCGTCGCCGCTAAGGACGACGCCGAAGCTAAGCTTCGTGATCTGACTGCCAGTTACCATACTGAACGCACCGCGCTGCAAAATCAGCAGAAGGAAGTTCTCGCCGCAAAGACCAGCATCGAAGGTCAGGTCGCGCAGGTGAAAGCCACGGCTGCTACCGAAAAGCAGGGCTTTCAGAAGACGATCACCGATCAGCAGACTTTAATTGATGGGTTGAAAAAGGTTGCCGCAGACTTGAAGCCACAGCTTGGCGATCGTCCCGATGGTAAGATCGTTTGGTCGAATCCTCGTGACAAAACCGTGTGGGTGAACCTCGGTTCGGCCGACATGCTGCGTCCGCAGATGACCTTCAGCATCTACCCATTCGGTCAGGAAAGCCTGGTCGACTCGGAACCGAAGGCCACCATCGAAATCACTCGTATCCACTCGGCTAACCAAGCGGAAGCTCGTATTACGAAGTCGGACGTTGGCAATCCTGTCATGCCGGGCGACACGATCTTCACGCCAGTTTGGACTCCAGGTCGCTCCGAGAAATTTGCCATCGTTGGCTTCATTGACCTGGATGGTGACGACAAAGACGACAGCAACCAGTTGCGTGACATCATTGAAACAGCTGGTGGCGAAGTGGTTGCCTACGTCGACGACAAGGGTGACATCAAGGGTTCGCTCTCCACAGAAGTTCGTTACTTGATTCTGGGTGACCGTCCTACGGACAAGACTTCGGAAGGTGGCTTGGCCGCATACACCACGATGAGCGAAACGGCCCGTAATAACGGCGTGGCCGCGATTCGCGTCGACCAGTTCATCGACTGGGCCGGTTACGTCGGGGCCGAAGAATTGGTTCGCCTGAACGCTGGCTCGCGTCTCGAAGAGTTGGAAGCCGCCAAGGAAAAGGAAGAAGCTGGCTTCCAGAAGCGTCGTCCAAACGGCAACAGTGCGTTCTAGAAAGATACGCGAACAGCAATCACGAAAAGGCCGAAGTCTTGCACTTCGGCTTTTTTCATGCGCAGTACCTATTGAAGTTTGCGCCAGCAATCTAATCGGGGCGACCAACGGAAGACCCGGATTCGTGGCAAATCGGCCCATTGCCATATTGGATTACAGGCGCAGACATCAATAAGCTATAACGAGTCCGGAAAATTTGCTTCTCCTGACATTTGGTAGGGACTGATCATGATTATCACGACCGGAAACGACATCGCGGGCTATGAAATTGTTGAGTACTTGGGAGTCGTAAGGGGCATCGTTGTCCGTTCGACGGGAATTGCCCGTGGCCTGATTGGTGGCCTGCGTTCAATTGGCGGTGGCAACATTCCAGAATATGTCGCCGTCTGCGAAGAAGCTCGGCAACACGCGTACGACCTGATGGTGCAGCATGCGGTTGAACATGGGGC
The Blastopirellula marina genome window above contains:
- the rho gene encoding transcription termination factor Rho; this translates as MSNSPQSSGSSNNHSSDGRRSSRDSSKRNYHNNGYDDGPEPMSLAEQIARGKQRGESINEDDEQIENLKHSEVHIAELQKMSMAELIEEARKENLEDLTAARRQDLIFRILKERVKMSGLMYGEGTLEILPDGFGFLRSPDYHYLSCPDDIYVSPSQIRRFGLKTGNVVTGQIRPPKENERYFALLRVEAVNYQDPNVAAQKVFFDDLTPLHPDDRIRMETVPTEVSGRIIDLIVPIGFGQRGLIVSPPRAGKTIMMQNMAKAVLANYPDAYVIMLLIDERPEEVTDMERQVKGPNCEVISSTFDEPPSRHVQVAEMVIEKAKRMVEFGTDVVIFLDSITRLARAWNSECPPSGKLLSGGLDANALQRPKRFLGSARKVEEGGSLTIIATALVDTGSRMDDVIFEEFKGTGNQEIALDRRMVDRRIWPAIDINASGTRREEMLMDPEEYRRVCILRRVLNEMNAPDAMEFLLSHMGKYKTNAEFLMSMNLQ
- the coaE gene encoding dephospho-CoA kinase (Dephospho-CoA kinase (CoaE) performs the final step in coenzyme A biosynthesis.), translating into MLGGIASGKSAATHVLKELGAEVFDADRAGHRVLEDPVAKEEIRARFSSAVFDSEGNVSRPKLAAIVFGDSAEHKQALADLEKISHPRIGEELRKARNQARERGVRAFVVDAPVMIKAGWIESCDHVLFIDASRESRLKRALARNWTENEFDIRESAQEELDIKRRYADFVIPNDGDLSQLRDEVAAFWKKQIATSSS
- the polA gene encoding DNA polymerase I, giving the protein MMTKRTRQTSLSFDMNTTEEIPEKLPSSTPQPTEETDPDDLRGKNVWIVDSHSLIFQVFHAIPPMTGPAGQPVAAIYGFARDMVFLLEKKKPDYLICAFDMHGPTFRHELYDDYKVNRAEMPEELPSQIQGIRRLLEAMNIPVIESPGFEADDVLAAVAKVVDQQGGNCTLVTTDKDCRQLITDNVRMFNVRKDAFYDAESLLGDWGIRPDQVVDFQAMVGDPVDNVPGIPLIGPKIAKELLNQFGTLEAILDNVDKISGKKRKENLANGREKAMLSKDLVRLRDDVPVEWDWAKYLVSPTDVEACEAICDEFGFRTLAKQLQSLSDPAAGQGSEPVSQLEQSKLEYLTIETLDQLRELTSELAKQTRISIDTETTHTSPRWADLVGISVAWKPGIARYIPIRAPEGDVQLPLEEAIEILKPVLEDPEVKKLGQNLKYDEIVFRGVGVQLAGVDFDTMIAHYLLEAGARSHGLDELARRYLQHETVKISELIGTGKKQILMSEVPVEKVSYYACEDADIPLRLFEILNERLDEEGLNDLFDDVEIPLVDVLVEMEYNGIRVDTDRLQQLSSDYGERLEELESQIYEIAGQPFNIASPKQLAEILFEKRGLPVIKKTKTGASTDAEVLEQLAKQDPLPQKIVEFRQYAKLKNTYIDALPNMICPKSGLVHTSFNQVVAATGRLSSNEPNLQNIPIRTKEGKDIRSAFKASHDDWVLVCADYSQIELRVLAHYSKDQALCEAYQQNEDIHARVASEVYGIPLAEVTSSERRSAKAINFGIVYGQSAFGLAKALDIEKDEAFGFIDAYFRKYPGVDDFMENTLKQCYQDGFVKTFLGRRRKIDGVRSPQKRDRLNRQLLMPERTAVNTVIQGSAADIIKLAMLRVHKTLQASQLKSKLLLQIHDELVFEAPPEEVPELVKLISQEMTGAVTLDVPLVVDVESGQNWAECEPVEIDS
- a CDS encoding YbjQ family protein, with protein sequence MIITTGNDIAGYEIVEYLGVVRGIVVRSTGIARGLIGGLRSIGGGNIPEYVAVCEEARQHAYDLMVQHAVEHGAEAVIAVRYDATEFMQGSTEVLAYGTAVKIVKA